The following nucleotide sequence is from Nitrospirota bacterium.
CTCCCATAAACCACCGTTTTTTGCTGATCAGCGTGTTCGCGGGCCTGGCCCTGGGGCTTCTCGCCAATGCCGCCGCGGACAGCGTGCCGTGGCTGATCTGGACGACGGAGCACGTCGCCCAACCCGTGGGCCAGGTCTTCCTTCGGCTGCTGTTCATGCTCGTGATACCGCTGGTGTTCTCGGCTTTGGTGGTCGGTGTGTGCGGACTCGACCTGGCCCACGTGGGGCGGCTGGGGCTGATGTTGCTGGGGTACGCCGCCGGGCTGTCCTTCGTCGCGGTCGTGATCGGGATGACGCTGGTCAACGTGATCCGCCCCGGAGAAGGGCTGTCGGTCCCGGTCCGTGATCCGACGACACCCAGCGCCGCGACAACGGGGACCGGGGCATCGGCCGTGGATCTCCTCGTGGGTATGGTTCCCGACAACCCGATCAAGGCCGCGGCCAACGGCGACATGGTCGGCGTGATCCTCTTTGCGCTCATCTTCGGCATGGGTCTGTCGCTGACGCGCACCGACGCGGCCCTCCGCCTGCGGTCCGGCATCGAGGGCGTCTACGACGTGATGCGAACGCTGATCGAGGCGGTGCTGAAACTGGCGCCGCTCGGCGTGGGGGCGCTGCTCGCAGCGACGGCCGCCCGGTTGGGCATCGGGCTGCTCAGCCAGCTTCTCGCTTACGTCGGCGTGGTGCTGCTTGCGCTGGCTCTGCACCTCATCATCGTCTACTCGCTGATCATCAGAGTCTTCGCCGGTCGCTCGCCGATCGAGTTCTTCCGAGACGTACGATTGGCCATGACCACCGCGTTCGCGACGTCGTCATCGAGCGCCACCCTGCCTACGGCCCTCAAGGTCGCGGAAGACAACCTTCACCTGCCGAGCCACGTGAGTCGGTTCGTGTTGACCGCCGGGTCGGCCACGAACCAAAACGGCACCGCGCTGTTTGAAGGCGTGACCGTGCTCTTTCTGG
It contains:
- a CDS encoding dicarboxylate/amino acid:cation symporter, which gives rise to MLISVFAGLALGLLANAAADSVPWLIWTTEHVAQPVGQVFLRLLFMLVIPLVFSALVVGVCGLDLAHVGRLGLMLLGYAAGLSFVAVVIGMTLVNVIRPGEGLSVPVRDPTTPSAATTGTGASAVDLLVGMVPDNPIKAAANGDMVGVILFALIFGMGLSLTRTDAALRLRSGIEGVYDVMRTLIEAVLKLAPLGVGALLAATAARLGIGLLSQLLAYVGVVLLALALHLIIVYSLIIRVFAGRSPIEFFRDVRLAMTTAFATSSSSATLPTALKVAEDNLHLPSHVSRFVLTAGSATNQNGTALFEGVTVLFLAQLYGVPLNLGEQALVMAICILGGIGTAGVPAGSLPVIAMILLIVGVPPEGLGVILGVDRLLDMCRTVINVTGDLVIATVVAHRATDTDQ